The nucleotide window GTTTAGGTTGTAGAAAATGCACaagatgcaaaaataaagaattatgAGACATACTACACTGTTTCTTTTAGAAAGCTTAGAAATAGGCTATTCAATACTTATTGAAAGCTGATATATTTACACTGTAAGAAGTAGAGACACTTGATACCCACCTTAACTGGGTAAGTAGAAAGTAATGCTTACCCATAGGAATAGCAGCAGTGTGCACAGCCCAACACTTCAAATATCTAGCAACCCTCTTATCACAGTTTCACTTTCAAAATTATAAGTTTATTCCTTTAAACAGAAGAAgtctgaaagacagaaaaatctttttatatGGCTGCAGCAAACTGGGGTGTTTTCCTTTATGTATTTGTCCAACTAGCTAAGGTTATCTCAGACCTTAGTAAGACTTTACAGGAAAATAATCCTTGCTTGTACCTGAACAATCACCAGACAACATTCCTCTTGTATGAAAATAATATACCTTTAATATATTTACAAGACTGACCAACTGGATGAAGTGGCTGGACTTCAGATGCACTGCAAGAGGTTTTGTTAGTGAACTATGCCACTATTTATAGGTCTGTATTTTCTTGATATCAGTTATAAATCATACAAACAAATGAATCATGAAAGGGTTGTGAAAAGGTGGACAAAAGGAATGTACATAGcaataagaagagaaaaaaatacaacaaaaatatttttatacccagtttaaaaaattatcttttttatGGTCAAAATTGTCAAACTGGtttttttgctactttttaGATAATATCAATTGACTGATTTTTTTACCTAATATCAACATCTACAGTAAAAGCCAGTATGTCTCAAACTTGCATGCTAGCTAGTAACACCTATCCCTTGTGAAAAAGTTTGATAGATATTGAATTCTTCTGGGAGCTTTGACATCTCTAAGTGGTGAAACGTATGACATTaagataagaaaatgaaattctaTTTCTTACCTTTTGGCCAGCCATTTGCAACCACAAATTAAGCAGCCGTTAAGATCTTCTGTTATTTTATATATCCCATAAAAGTGCATGtaaaaaacatttcacagaGTTTCTAGGTAGCATACAATGACAAGAGTCTTGATTTCTGATACATTCAATTTGATAAATTTATGCACTAAAATGAACAGATGCAGACATTGTGGTATCAGTTCTTTATCTTTGGTAAAATGATTTCAATTTATTATAGCCGTATTTGCTCCTATATCCATTTTGAGTATGGTCTGCTATTACTTTAAACCAACAGGAAACATTTAAATGGATATAAACAGTATCAATGTGTTATTTAGTACATTCATGACTTTTTTCATACATTCTCTGAGAATGTTTCTAGCATATGGGCAAAATGAGCAAATGCTACTAACTATGATTTACTCCCAGTTTAACACAATACATTTACTAGTTCTTGCCATCAGGAAAAaccattttgttttcctttaaaagggATCAATATGAGTCTAAGAACAATAAATTCTAAAAATCTGAagtaaaaatatcaaatattttgtACTTCCTTACAAAtgctaaaatagaaaattacacTGGAACTGACTTAAAATTCGCTATGACCCATCTAAGTAAACAACAGAAAAGGACCACAGAGAACATCAACAATTGCTCCAAGGTGTGCCAGTGATGCTCTGTAAGCAATCACTGTATTTACTGTGTTAAGAATTCATATTTGACTCTCTCACCATTTCTAtcagtattaatttttttaaaaaaaagaaagagaaaaactagTTTTAAAGCAGCACTCTCCAGTGACAAGTCATACAGCAACTTCATATTGGGTTCTTGGTGGTCTTTTTTACACTTTAACATAATAATGATGCAAACTTGACCATATGAACCTAAGTTATACATACACTGTTATGTCTCCAAATAGCTACTAATTACACTAAAATAATTTGGTGAAGTGAGGGAGCTCCATATCCCTACACCCAAAATATCCAGATGCTGCTGCATTCATGGAAATAACTTACATTACCACAGCTCATATGCTGGGACCCTGAAACACTGGATTTCACCACAAAACCAATCTTTGCACATACTTATTATATATGCAATTCAGTATCAACACTGGAAACCTTTGGAATAATGATTTTGATAGAAAGTAAgatctaaatttttttaaagttcttgtTTCAGGTCTCTTTGACGTTGctgttgcttttgcttttttacaaACAGGGTGGCAAGCAGGTGATGGGAAGACATTCCATGGGTATAGGCTTGGGTCTGTTCTGCTGGCTTTACTCAAGATGAGCAATCCTCAGTCACTCCAGCAGTTACACTGGACAAAACAGTAACAGAACTCACAGGGGCAGGATCAAAATTGTGGTGtcaatacaggaaaaaaaacccccttcACACAGTGTCTATGCTCATGTCTTAATTCTTCAACAGGAAattattgatttaaaaataaagcaaatgtaACAGTCAAAAATGCAAATGACACCATTCTGACCTACTCTTTGACACAGTATTATAACCTCAATATCATGAAGAACAAAACAAGTGTGAAGCTGCAGTTACTGTAGAAGCAAAGTGTAATATTCCAATGATTTCCAATGAAAATGGCactttcaaatttaaattaagCTTAGTctacacattttaaaatccgaattaattaaaaatactgtttataaTGGTATAACGAAAAACTGCTCCTGAAGAGCACAaccattgaaaaaaaatctttattattaGAAAGTGATAGAAAAGGAAGATGCAGAAATGGGGAGTGGAGCAATAGTTTCAATACAAGTATTTGCACCAGTGAACATCATGCTCTTAGTGAGTCATTGACAGCTATCACTGATGTCCTTACCCATGTACAAATGTAGTCAGCcacttcccactgctgctgtgccaaCAGAAATGCAACACACACACTGAAACGCAACAAACATAGTGCCTGTCTGTCCCACGTGCTGAGAACCCTCAGCTCCTGACAGGCCCTTCAGTCTAAACCAAAGCATACTCTTGACAATAATTTAGTGGTCAAAGTCTTAGCAGTTTAAAGAGCCTGacactttttttgctttcttagCTTTTTTCAGTATATCACACTTTTTTCTGTTAGGACGCCGGCACCTTTCATCGATGCTCGGTATACATTCATAATGCCACACTTCTTCCATTTTCTCCACAGGATAAACTGCCTCCACGTAATGACGGATCAGTCTCAGTCTGATGGGATCAAGCTGCTTCTTATTACAAGCACCTGAATGGTTGTACTGCAGTCTCAGATTCTCCGGAGTAAAGAGTTCAGGAAAGAGTCTCACAAGAAGCCTGGCAGCAAAGTTGCCGACTGACAGGCTCTGCTGCACAATCTCTCTTATCTCCTTATCAGACAGCAAATACAGAGAAGGCACAGGGAAGTCTGGATTAGGAACAACAAGTTCATCAAGTGGTATCTTGCAAAAATCCTTGCTACTTCTTTCCGGTGGCAGTGGTGGCCCTTCAAATTCTTCCCGAAATCTCTCAGGGTTTATTGCATAGGTGAGAAATTCCCTCCTGTCGGGCCCTGGCACGTGGATTTTCCGTTGCTGTTGGTACGAGCGCCTTTGCTCCGTGTCTCTTCGTCGACACCTCTCATCAAGCTTCCCAACAAACTCCAATGTCCACACTCTGTCATTCTTTGCTCTGGGGTACAGTATCTGCACATAATGTcgaattaatttaattctagTGGGGTCGAGCTGTTTCTTGCCTAAAGATCCGCTACAGTTGTATTGCTTCCGTAAGTTTTCATGAGTAAATAGTTCAGGAAATAAGAGAACAAGCAATCGAGATGCAAAGTTGCCTATGGAAAGACTGCTTTCATATATGCTTTTAATCTGTTCTTTGTTCAACAGGTAATCCGGGACAGGCACATCAAAATCAGGAGGGGGAAAGTCAAGTTTGTCAAAATCTATGGGTACAAGCCAAATTTTTTTTGACCGTCTGCCAGGCTTTTCATATTCAAAACTGTCTTCCACTTTTATGATTGATACATCATCTGGTAAACTAGAAGAATCGTAACAGTCATCTCTCATCTGGTCACATTCACTTCCATCCATATATGTACTTTCAAGCTCATCATTTATTCGCTGAACACACTGCTGCAACCAGGCTTCTTCTTCTTGCACATCTGGAAAGTAAATTTCAGTGTACCTACGGATTATCTGAAGCCGATGAGGATCCAGCAGTTGTTTTCCAGAGTCTCCAAAGCAGCTGTACCTTTCAGCTAATTTTCTGTGGTCAAAGAGTTCTGGAAACAGTCTGTGtaacaagaaaacagaaaactctCCTGGTGAAGAAGCTTCATCTAAGAATTCATTGAGATCCTGAGCATCCAGCATGTAATCAGAGGCAATGACATTACTCCTGTCCAAGGACAAAGCTTCTTCCTGCTCTTTATCCTCCATAAAATGAGAGGATTCGACCTGCTCCGTCTCATAAAAACTGGATGATTGCACATTCTGTTGactgttttccatttccctttgaGCCCAAAATCTATTGAAAAAATCATTGACTTGAGGCAAACACTCCAACTGCCACACAGCTGTATTCTTCACAGAAGGGTAACAAACTTCCACATAGTTACGAATAAGCTGGAGATGAAGAGATTCAAGTTTCCTTTTGTTGAGAAAGCCACATGCGCTGCAGCTCCTGCCGAACTCATCGTCActgaagagctctgggaagaGCTGCACGAGCAAGCGGCAAGCCAGGTCTCCGCCTGATGTGCTTTGATCCATGATTTGTTTGAGTTCTGTAGAAGTCAGCTGGTACTCCGGGGGAGGCTTGAAGTCAGCAACGGACTCTGCTGGACTGACCTGCTTTTTAATTCTGCTAACCTCCAGAGACAACAGGTCAACTTTACTGTGAAGCTGAGTCATATTGGTATTGAGGGTGTTCAGCGtgtaaaacattttctgtatcAAAGAATATATATTTGATTCTGaatctgctgtggctgctgctacTGCAATGGCTGTGGCCGAGTCCCTCTTGCGTTGATCGTTCAAAGTCCGAATTTGCGAGGGACTGCTGGGGTTGATTTTTTCAAACAACTCAAAAGAAGcaaactgctctgctcctggtggGTTCTTCTTCTCTGTGATTTTGTGTGAGATGCCATAGAGAGGTTTTTTATAAGACGGAGTGATTATGTCACTGAAGGATTCTTCTTCACAGAGCCATGCTACATTAGAATTCTTGTTCTTGGTTGGCTGCTCTGTGTTTACCTGAGTGGGTGAGCCAGCATCTCTGTTCCTCATGTTTGAAAGGGAGCCcttcaaaagaataaatattgtATTAGTAAGACTGCCTTAAAGATATTAGCTATAAATATAAAGATATAGctaatatataaatattagcTCCTTAAGCAGGCACTGTTACATAAATACGCAAAGTCACATTTTCTCCAGGGGACTTgtgttaaataataaaaattaataaattcactaggaaaaataaaaatacagtaaagtGTTATTTAggtttcctttttattttcctttttttggctCTATGCATTGCTTTCTCCATGGAAGAGAAATGCAATAATAATTCTAGTACTCTCTACCCACAGAGCTCTAATTACCCCCCCAAATTAAGTATCATTAGGCTTCACCTTGCATATGAGGATCTTGGGCTGTAGAGAATTTGGGTGGCAACAAGTCAGCAACAGAGCCAAGAATAGCATCTAGATTTTCTGACTCCTAGTCCTGTGACCTTGCCATTGCCTCCAACAACTGCATTTAACATTCCAGCACTCTCTTTAGGTTAGCTTTTGAAAATGTCACAAAGGCtataaaccacaaaaaatatgcttattctttttttttttttttattatgtgaaAGGTTTATatacaggttttaaaaaaacccaaacttttaTAATGGTGCAGAACTACTAAACAAATCTTAGaaattactgaatttttaaaaggtacTCTAtgtaaataacaaaaaagtgGAAAGTACCTTGGTACTATatctttttcaaaagaaagcCTAACAGAAGATTTCTTTATCTCTGAAAGGCAAGGAAGTTTAGACTCATGGATTTCTAACTTCCTAAATTATTTAAACTAcataaatttatataatttataaattacatAAAATCAGTAATGAATTCTTAAGGACTTAATATTCTCAATTATTTGTAATTATTCCTCATTGCTTGAAATTTGAACCCAGCAAAGTTGGTTTGACAACTCACAGTAGATATGCAGGGCTTGgatgatttggggttttttttgcaaacaCATGGATATTGCAAATAATTCTTAAAAGTTAAGTAGATACAACAGAATCAAAATCCAACATATAGAATTCAAACATGAGAAAACACACCCACTTGTAAATGCTTCTGTACTGAAACAATTTTCTTGGCTTGTTCTATAGAACATTAATTAGATAAAAAACTACAGAATTTGCATTCAAGtattaaaacaaatgaaacacaAACTTCAGGTCTGAGCTGAGAGACACAAGAAATTTGAAATTCTAGTGAAGACCCCATTATGTCCTACAGTGAGGAACCTGAATTAAGGTTTCTTTCTTAAGAAATGGAACTGAAACTGATTAAATCAATGTGGTCCCTATGCGTACTCACACTTGGCATCTGCTTACTGCAGTGACAAATTGaatctaattattttttaatttctaatgcAATGTATACTCAAAGGAGACTCAGAAAGAACAAGCTGGTTTCCACTCCAAGTTTAGAAACCAGCATTCAATTAAACCAAAGCTGTTTTCAAGCTCTGCTCTCACTCACATCACATTACCCTAAGAAAGAAACCTTGTGTTTGCACATCCAAAGCTGTGTGGAGAGATGATCAAATGAAAACATAATGCCAAGCTAATGTATTTCAGTGTGCAGAATCCCTGGCTGTCATGGTGCCTAGGACACCTGGCTTCCAGGTCCCATGTAGAAGACTGTCCCACTCCAGTCCCACTCCTAATAAAGCCAGAACAGTGACTGAACTGCGAGCAGAAATCCACATTGCCCCCACCTAACTGCAGGCTCCTAAGCTGGGACTGAAGTTGTCATACACAATCTGTACTTGTCAGTGAAGAAACTgaggcagctccaggtggtAACAGAGCTCTGCCACATAAACATCACCTGAAAATCTCCACTGACAATAAGCACAATACTACTCCCCAGTCAGGCACCCAAATTGAATTACAAAGCTTTTTACTATTTTAGACctaaagaacaaaacaaaacatttttccacAATCAGTGAGACCTACCACCTAAGTTGCCCTTTCATTAACACCCCTCTTAACTGAGAATATACCAAATATTCCTTCAGAAACAGCATATGACTCTTTTAATTCCTCCTCTACTACTAAAATACCTTGCTACTAAATAGCTTGCCACGGGCCACCAGATATCTGTCAGTTCTCATTTGACCTCCTGCTGTTAATTTTCCCTAATTAATTATATAATAAGACTTGGCAATATGAGGGTAACTTCTATTAATGTGCACCTCACACACAAAGTCAGGCCAAATCAGTATTAGAATGTGTATTAAGGAGCATGAATTCATTATTTTGACAGTAAAACCATCAAAGTTTGCAGTCTCAGTTTTGGACACGGTGCTCTGGAGCTCATGCTAAGAACTACAGCATAGCTTCATGCGATGGCAGCTGGACTTCTGCCTTCACCAATGCAGCTTTCAGTGGCTGGACCTGGCTGCCAGAAGGATTTGCATTTcagaatatttgcatttcaggaACATATAACCAGTGCTTTCCTAGCAGATTACAAAAACATTTGagccttaaaaatatttaaggataTTTTAGTTCAGATGcaatctcattttcctttcttttgcttttaattatcTTATCTATAGTTTCCATCTGGGAACAGCACTATCCACACCATAAATGCATGGCTTTTGTAAATTCTCCAATTTAACTAATTAGTTTTCTCTGTAACATTGATTTTAAACATTCATGAATGAATTTCAGATAATACTGCACCCATTTAAGATGATCAGTTCTAATGTACTGtcaaaaaagaagcaaagataTTGTTCTTTGAGACTCAATGTATATAAAATAGTTCTGCTTTTTATACTACAGTTGCACAGCAAGTTTTTATGTTCTAAACATTTCATGAACATTTGCAAAGTGCAGTATTTTGAAGAACATCAACCAATACAAGAAACTGTGAAATAGTCTCTCACATTCTCTCTTGGAATCCTAAGCCACGTGTTAAAAGTTGCTTAGTTATTGTTCTGTTCAATGCTTGAGTCCATTTATGACCTTTGTTATGCTTAATAAACAAAGGCTAAATAGCTGTAAGAATACAGCGCATAACATTTAAGCACAGGagcaaagaataaataaatacatgaacaAGAAACATAGATTCTTTCAGATACATGAGAATATGGAAAAGTTCTGCACATAACTTTTAAACTTACAATCTTCTAcacattgttttttaaaagaaaatcttagaaaattaattcctgatTATGAAGTGGcattcaaaattttaaaaaaatggtgAAGTCTTCAGATAAAAAGTAATTTAGTAATATAATTACCAGCCCAAAAGAAGCACAGCTCTGTTTATGTTACAGATAGATGCCTATGTGACATGCAGAAAAAATATGCTACAAGCATGATATTCTTTAAAACAATTAAGATTTTTCCACTGCTTAAATAGAAATAGTTAATAAAGTcatcaattaaaacaaaatattggtACTAGAGAAgtaattaacttttaaaatgctgttaagATTGAAGACTATTTCTGGTTGGTTATTTAACCAAATATGCTGATTCACTGGGGTCAGCCAAGAATGAATTTTCATCGTTATTACTGGGTCAGTTTCTGATATTATAAATCCAAATTTGTAATTaacttcaaattaaattttaaaatttattaatggcaaacaggaaaatgcaaagcaaGCACTGTTCAGAGACCAttataaagttattttaagAATCTGAatataaggaaaacaaatgcaaaaagaaaaagagaaaggaaaagaaagaaaccgTGTAATAAGATTAAAACCTACCTACCACAGgcattcaggggaaaaaaacagcccTAAGAAGTCAGAGAGATGGTAGTCAAGAAAAAGAATCACAGAGACCTATGGCTATAAAGGAGACATGAAATGTGCAAATACAACATGGAATAACTGGCTAGGTagcagaagagcagaaaaggaTACGTGCATTAGGATAGGTCACAAACTAAATATAACCCAGAGCCTGAAGTTATTCAAAAGAGGATGAATTTGAATCTAGGTTATTTTAATAAAGTGCTGAGTGAGAAAAACAGGAGGTCATTATACTGCTCTAGAGGGTAGCAGGAAAGATGTGACTATCCAACACCAGACACTAGTCTTTCTGGACTCTCAAATGGAGTAACAAATATATAAGGTGATTCCTGAAGAAGAGCTGAAAAATAGAGAATTTTAATCTCAGGAATGACTGAGGGTGGACAACATCACACGAATTTTCCCACATACAGAAGATTTTTCTAGGAACAgatgtttatttctttccctaCTGAAAAGAACAAGGACAAAAAGAAACTTGCTCAATTTCAGCAGAGATTAATTAAAATCCAACATTGCCAGAGAGGTGAAACACAAGATCAGGATAATGGAAAAGACTGGGCATCTC belongs to Oenanthe melanoleuca isolate GR-GAL-2019-014 chromosome 3, OMel1.0, whole genome shotgun sequence and includes:
- the BEND3 gene encoding BEN domain-containing protein 3, with protein sequence MNSAEITDDDEVKIPKKNVKVETENDDEALDCSVTSRSAEKHSLDGSVTCLQDSSKRKQTSLGCDGSGGQQDALPSVKKRRFAQEGSLSNMRNRDAGSPTQVNTEQPTKNKNSNVAWLCEEESFSDIITPSYKKPLYGISHKITEKKNPPGAEQFASFELFEKINPSSPSQIRTLNDQRKRDSATAIAVAAATADSESNIYSLIQKMFYTLNTLNTNMTQLHSKVDLLSLEVSRIKKQVSPAESVADFKPPPEYQLTSTELKQIMDQSTSGGDLACRLLVQLFPELFSDDEFGRSCSACGFLNKRKLESLHLQLIRNYVEVCYPSVKNTAVWQLECLPQVNDFFNRFWAQREMENSQQNVQSSSFYETEQVESSHFMEDKEQEEALSLDRSNVIASDYMLDAQDLNEFLDEASSPGEFSVFLLHRLFPELFDHRKLAERYSCFGDSGKQLLDPHRLQIIRRYTEIYFPDVQEEEAWLQQCVQRINDELESTYMDGSECDQMRDDCYDSSSLPDDVSIIKVEDSFEYEKPGRRSKKIWLVPIDFDKLDFPPPDFDVPVPDYLLNKEQIKSIYESSLSIGNFASRLLVLLFPELFTHENLRKQYNCSGSLGKKQLDPTRIKLIRHYVQILYPRAKNDRVWTLEFVGKLDERCRRRDTEQRRSYQQQRKIHVPGPDRREFLTYAINPERFREEFEGPPLPPERSSKDFCKIPLDELVVPNPDFPVPSLYLLSDKEIREIVQQSLSVGNFAARLLVRLFPELFTPENLRLQYNHSGACNKKQLDPIRLRLIRHYVEAVYPVEKMEEVWHYECIPSIDERCRRPNRKKCDILKKAKKAKKVSGSLNC